One window of Kryptolebias marmoratus isolate JLee-2015 linkage group LG3, ASM164957v2, whole genome shotgun sequence genomic DNA carries:
- the si:ch211-113e8.11 gene encoding uncharacterized protein si:ch211-113e8.11, translating to MNSLVSYGVSSDSEEEVEDVNIRKSCSLEDGAAAVAKKTRNFLLESGSASSDSDPEDPVLPSSPPLHPPASSAPRQPVLHAPSVGSPTANKLPSPSLNASSDSGVFANPFRAQAEQKLSALQKHVPLTMQAKPSQIGGKRVCVSYRKDGRCRFGIKCKFAHDSDLQTPVTPGDYHPDVCEETPASAPAVGGGSQSFQQEPNDKECEQQQGKRRRVGLSNSLVPPKRALKQYSTQRERERINMSR from the exons ATGAACTCCCTGGTTAGCTACGGAGTGTCTTCTGACAGCGAGGAAGAGGTGGAGGATGTAAACATTAGAAAAAGTTG CTCGCTTGAGGACGgggctgctgctgttgctaaaAAGACCCGCAACTTTTTACTGGAGTCTGGCTCAGCTTCAAGTGACTCAGACCCGGAGGACCCAGTGCTTCCAtcgtcacctcctctacatccCCCAGCATCTTCTGCGCCCCGTCAGCCCGTCCTGCATGCGCCCTCTGTAGGCTCTCCTACAGCCAATAAATTACCCTCTCCATCTCTGAACGCCTCCTCTGACAGCGGGGTGTTTGCCAACCCTTTCAGGGCTCAGGCGGAACAGAAACTCAGTGCCCTGCAGAAACACGTCCCCCTCACGATGCAGGCCAAACCCTCCCAGATAGGGGGCAAAAGGGTCTGCGTGTCGTACAGGAAGGACGGGCGTTGCAGGTTTGGCATCAAATGCAAGTTCGCTCACGACAGCGACCTCCAGACCCCAGTCACGCCCGGTGACTACCACCCAGACGTGTGCGAAGAGACGCCAGCATCAGCCCCTGCCGTGGGCGGAGGGTCCCAGAGCTTCCAGCAAGAACCAAACGACAAAGAGTGTGAGCAGCAGcaagggaagaggaggagggtcGGGCTGAGTAACTCTCTGGTTCCTCCTAAAAGAGCTCTGAAGCAGTACTCGACACAGAGAGAACGAGAGAGGATCAATATGTCACGATGA